The following DNA comes from Candidatus Wallbacteria bacterium.
GCCAAAGACCTGGCAGCAATTCCATTGGCCAGCGAATCAACCTGGACTTTTACAACACAGACAGATGTCACTCCACCAACTGTAAGTTTCACATATTCCGGATACGGTGGCAGGAACCCATTAACCGCGACCTTCAGCGAAGCGATGGATGAATCAACTATCAACGAAACAACCTTTACAGTGGATGAGTTTTCAACTCCAGTTGACGGCGTAGTAACTTACGATGCGGTGAACAAAAAAGCGTACTTTACACCCTCCAGCGATTGGGGATATGGCTGTCATTTCGCCACGATCACCACAGATGTTAAAGATCTGGCAGGTAATTCAATTGAAGCAGTTAGTCCATACCATTTTCATCCTGCGGGTATTTGAGCCATGTGAAGTTAGGAGTGATTGTAGGATAGTAAAACGAAGCAGGCTAATAAGGGATGATATTGTCCTCTTTCATACTGCTTTCTGTAAGCCTTCCAACGGGGTCAGGTTGTGGTCAGGGTAAGACATGATGGCACAACCAGACCCCGATCTTTGTGACCCCGGTCTCTGCATGATTGCAAATCCGGCTCAGGCAAAATAAACTGTCCGTTAATGGACGGTAAAAGCATTCCTTTTTTGAAGCGACTGCTGCCCTATTTCGGCCTGCAGAAAAAGCGGCTGATTCTTTCTTTTATCACAGTGATCGTGATCACCTGCGTGCAGCTCTGCCGCCCCATGATCCTGCGCTACATCATAGACAAGGCCATCCCGCACAAGGATCTCCAGATGGCCTTGAACGCAGGGCTGCTGTTCGTGCTCTGCCTGATTGTAGGAGCAGCTTTCGGATATCTCCAGACCCTGATCCTTTCCAGGGCAGGCATGGAGATCATCAGAGAGCTGAAATCCAGGGTTTTCAGCCATGTGCTCTCCCAGGGCATGAGCTTTTTCGACAAGAATCAGCCTGGCAAGCTTCTCTCACGCACAGAGTCGGATACAGACAAGCTGAAAGACGTATTCACCCAGATGACCATGGCACTGCTGACCACCTCATTCATGCTGATCGGAATCCTGGCCATCATTCTGCGCGAACAGCCTGGTTTCGGGATCTGGCTGGTGATCCTCTCGCCCATACTTTTATTCTGCTTTCATTTCTACCTGGCTTTCATTTTCAAGCAATACACTTTGATCAGGGAAAAGAACGCGGAGCTCACCGGATACATTGCCGAGTATGTCCAGGGCGTGCCTCTGATCCAGCTTTATTCGATCAAACAGGCTGCCTGCAAAATGCTGCTGTTTTATCAGAACGAAAAAGTCAGGCTGGAAATGAAGGCCAATTTCGTGGACACCTGCATTTTCTGGTCAGCATTTTCCTTTATTTCCGAAGTACTGGTCTTCATCTGGCTTTTCATCTACAGCTGCGGAAAAATCTTCCAGAATCAAATGAGCATAGGCACAATGGTGATGTATTTCGAACTGACCCGCCAGTTTTTTTATCCTCTGCTTGGCCTGTTGCAGACATTTTCACAGCTCCAGAGCAGCGTGGCTTCAGGCAACCGGATTTTCGAGCTTTTCGACACCAGGTCTGAGGTGCTTGATAACATTCAGACAGAAGAAAAAGTCAGATTCAGCGGCTCCATAAATTTTGAAAACATTTCATTTTCATATGCCTTGGAACCTGTACTGAAAAATGTCAGTTTCGAAGTAAAAAAAGGCGAACATCTGGCGATCGTGGGAGCCTCAGGCTCAGGCAAAACCACCTGCACCAACCTGCTGCTGCGTTTCTATGATCCACAGTCAGGCCGCATCACTATCGACGGCAGGGACATCAGAAGTTACCGTCTCTCTGACTTGCGCCGCGACATCAGCCTGGTGCTTCAGGAAATCTATCTTTTCCCGGGCACTATCATGGAAAACCTCAAATTCAGCGATACCTCGCTTTCTGACGAGAGAGTCATTGAGGCGGCCAGGCTTCTCGGAGCCCATGAGTTCATCGCCAGGAAGCCAGACGGCTACAACACAGTGTTATCTGAACGGGGAGGGAACCTGTCATTGGGCGAGCGGCAGCTCCTTTCCTTCACCCGGGCTCTGATCAAAGATCCTGAAATCCTGATCCTGGACGAAGCCACCTCTTCTGTGGACGTGATCACAGAGCACAGGCTCCAGGAATCGCTTAAAAAACTGATGGAAGGCCGCACTGCGATCATCATAGCCCACAGATTGTCCACCATCAGAAACGCAGACAAGATCCTGGTTTTTGAAAATGGAGAAATCGTGGAACAGGGTCGTCATGACGATCTGCTGGCCAGAGGCGGAATCTATGACAGGCTGATAAAAATACAGGCTGTAGCCAGTTGCCTGCAGCAGAAAATATTGAGTGCTGAAGGTAGCCCATGATTTTCCAGACTGAGCAAAGCCTAAAAAAGCCTTTTTCGTATTATTTCGGCTGGGTTTGGAAAAATTATCTGCCCCATCTTCCGATGGTCCTGATGATGATGTTTCTCACTGTTCTATCCACTACCGTAAGCGTACTCTATCCAAGGCTTTCCAAATACATTATCGATAAAATGACTGTCAACCTGGGGCTTTATTCGCAGGGAAAAATCGCGATGCCTGACATACTCGCAGAACGCGACAAGACCATCTGCCTGATACTGATACTGGGCCTGGGCCTGATAATATCGCAGGTTTACCCGTATTTCCGCGCCAAAATGAACTTCTTTTTTGAAACTCTGTTCAGGGAAAGATACTTCAAGGTGCTGCTGGAAAAGAACTACCGCTTTTTCCTCAGATACAGGACAGGCGACATAGTCACCAGGCTTACTGATGACATCAAATGCTGGCCGCCTGGCATAGCCTGGTTCATCTGTTCAGGAATTTTCCGGGGATTCAACTCGAGCTGCACGATCTTCTTCTGCTTTGTCAGCATGCTGCTTTTGAACGTCAAGCTCGCCATTCTCTCTGCTTCCACCCTGCCGTTCATGTTCCTGTTCTTCGTCAAGCTCAGGCAGAAAATCGAGGTCCTGTCC
Coding sequences within:
- a CDS encoding ABC transporter ATP-binding protein encodes the protein MDGKSIPFLKRLLPYFGLQKKRLILSFITVIVITCVQLCRPMILRYIIDKAIPHKDLQMALNAGLLFVLCLIVGAAFGYLQTLILSRAGMEIIRELKSRVFSHVLSQGMSFFDKNQPGKLLSRTESDTDKLKDVFTQMTMALLTTSFMLIGILAIILREQPGFGIWLVILSPILLFCFHFYLAFIFKQYTLIREKNAELTGYIAEYVQGVPLIQLYSIKQAACKMLLFYQNEKVRLEMKANFVDTCIFWSAFSFISEVLVFIWLFIYSCGKIFQNQMSIGTMVMYFELTRQFFYPLLGLLQTFSQLQSSVASGNRIFELFDTRSEVLDNIQTEEKVRFSGSINFENISFSYALEPVLKNVSFEVKKGEHLAIVGASGSGKTTCTNLLLRFYDPQSGRITIDGRDIRSYRLSDLRRDISLVLQEIYLFPGTIMENLKFSDTSLSDERVIEAARLLGAHEFIARKPDGYNTVLSERGGNLSLGERQLLSFTRALIKDPEILILDEATSSVDVITEHRLQESLKKLMEGRTAIIIAHRLSTIRNADKILVFENGEIVEQGRHDDLLARGGIYDRLIKIQAVASCLQQKILSAEGSP